From Haloglomus litoreum, the proteins below share one genomic window:
- the pstB gene encoding phosphate ABC transporter ATP-binding protein PstB has product MSDSVTETDTETEAETESAAESTTGADVGTSISASTTGTTVEGETQEELRDEWVEYEFDGRAKMRTEDLNVHYGDDHALKDISMEIPENSVTALIGPSGCGKSTFLRCLNRMNDRIRAANVDGAVELDGQNIYSENANLVELRKRVGMVFQSPNPFPKSIRDNVSYGPRKHGDIDTGLLARLTGRDDREAEEALVEKSLKQAALWDEVKDRLDDNALGLSGGQQQRLCIARALATDPEVLLMDEPASALDPIATSKIEDLIEELSEEYTVVVVTHNMQQAARISDQTAVFLTGGYLVEYGDTDQIFENPESQRVEDYITGKFG; this is encoded by the coding sequence ATGAGCGACTCAGTCACAGAGACAGACACGGAGACAGAAGCGGAGACCGAATCAGCAGCCGAGAGCACCACCGGCGCGGACGTCGGCACGTCCATCTCGGCCAGCACCACCGGCACCACCGTCGAGGGCGAGACCCAGGAGGAGCTCCGCGACGAGTGGGTCGAGTACGAGTTCGACGGCCGCGCCAAGATGCGCACGGAGGACCTCAACGTCCACTACGGGGACGACCACGCCCTGAAGGACATCTCGATGGAGATCCCTGAGAACAGCGTCACCGCGCTCATCGGGCCGTCGGGCTGTGGGAAGTCGACGTTCCTCCGGTGTCTCAACCGGATGAACGACCGCATCCGCGCAGCGAACGTCGACGGCGCCGTCGAGCTGGACGGCCAGAACATCTACTCCGAGAACGCCAATCTCGTCGAGTTGCGCAAGCGCGTCGGGATGGTGTTCCAGTCCCCGAACCCGTTCCCCAAATCCATCCGCGACAACGTCTCCTACGGGCCGCGCAAGCACGGCGACATCGACACGGGCCTGCTTGCCCGCCTCACCGGTCGCGACGACCGCGAGGCGGAGGAGGCGCTGGTCGAGAAGTCGCTGAAGCAGGCCGCGCTCTGGGACGAGGTGAAGGACCGCCTCGACGACAACGCGCTCGGCCTCTCAGGCGGCCAGCAGCAGCGCCTCTGCATCGCCCGCGCGCTCGCCACCGACCCCGAGGTCCTCCTGATGGACGAGCCGGCGTCCGCGCTGGACCCCATCGCCACCTCGAAGATCGAGGACCTCATCGAGGAGCTCTCCGAGGAGTACACGGTCGTCGTCGTCACGCACAACATGCAGCAGGCCGCCCGCATCTCCGACCAGACGGCCGTCTTCCTGACCGGTGGCTACCTGGTCGAGTACGGCGACACGGACCAGATCTTCGAGAACCCGGAGAGCCAGCGCGTCGAGGACTACATCACCGGCAAGTTCGGATAG
- the pstC gene encoding phosphate ABC transporter permease subunit PstC, whose product MLGSVGLETKLRERDIEPGAAAVVGGGALLLVLAFVSFLLNTGLSAVPLFLFVGVAAYGWVRHQAETARGLMLLATTLGVLILTLIVVFLFLEARQAFELMGLDILLRTEAPVWSVNEGVYGLAVAVHGTIVTTIIAMLIAAPLGIAGALFISEIAPDRVGDIVKPGIEILAGIPSIVYGFIGFAILNQYFQVKFSLANFGSLLLAGMMIGLMALPTVVSVSEDAINAIPESMKSGSLALGATDWQTMKGITLPAAFSGVSAGVILGVGRAIGETMAATVILGNIPRNFAQPLPDVFDNTATLTSLIASQYGVAVGRANQLSALFAAGVLLFVIVMILSVASQRIEARMRRKLEGEV is encoded by the coding sequence ATGCTCGGTAGCGTCGGACTGGAGACGAAACTGCGCGAGCGTGACATCGAGCCGGGAGCCGCGGCGGTCGTCGGGGGTGGTGCGCTCCTGCTCGTCCTGGCGTTCGTTTCGTTCCTGCTCAATACGGGACTGTCGGCCGTTCCCCTGTTCCTGTTCGTCGGCGTGGCCGCCTACGGCTGGGTCCGACACCAGGCGGAGACCGCACGCGGGTTGATGCTCCTGGCGACGACGCTCGGGGTCCTCATCCTGACGCTCATCGTCGTCTTCCTGTTCCTGGAAGCCCGCCAGGCCTTCGAGCTGATGGGGCTCGATATCCTCCTGCGCACGGAGGCGCCCGTCTGGTCGGTCAACGAGGGCGTCTACGGCCTGGCTGTCGCCGTCCACGGCACCATCGTGACCACCATCATCGCGATGCTCATCGCCGCCCCGCTCGGTATCGCCGGCGCGCTGTTCATCAGCGAGATCGCACCCGACCGCGTGGGCGACATCGTCAAGCCCGGCATCGAGATCCTCGCCGGCATCCCCTCCATCGTCTACGGGTTCATCGGCTTCGCCATCCTGAACCAGTACTTCCAGGTGAAGTTCTCGCTCGCGAACTTCGGCTCCCTCCTGCTCGCGGGCATGATGATCGGACTGATGGCGCTCCCGACGGTCGTCTCCGTCTCCGAGGACGCCATCAACGCCATCCCGGAGTCGATGAAGAGCGGCTCGCTGGCGCTGGGCGCGACCGACTGGCAGACCATGAAGGGCATCACCCTGCCGGCGGCGTTCTCCGGGGTATCGGCTGGGGTCATCCTGGGCGTCGGCCGGGCCATCGGCGAGACGATGGCCGCGACGGTCATCCTCGGGAACATCCCCCGGAACTTCGCCCAGCCGCTGCCGGACGTGTTCGACAACACCGCCACGCTGACCAGTCTCATCGCCAGCCAGTACGGCGTCGCCGTCGGGCGGGCGAACCAGCTCAGTGCGCTGTTCGCCGCCGGGGTCCTGCTGTTCGTCATCGTGATGATCCTCTCGGTCGCGTCACAGCGGATCGAGGCGCGGATGCGCCGCAAACTGGAGGGGGAGGTCTGA
- a CDS encoding IS6 family transposase, with amino-acid sequence MLADLLENDYNGDLDEYWERERTATPVRAFAVRLHATGCSLRETEAILASLGVERSHQAIFQWVHRLTDSSPDPPTASPSRVAVDETAVRINGDLCWVYAAIDLDTKLILDAQIFKRHGTDPAAAFLHRLRENHDCANTTFLTDSFGYRTALNRLGLSGRVDYTDRNLIEKWFHTLKQRIDRFHHSWVGSRRSVRRWISHYVQYYNEQRPHQSLDGRTPAEEVLN; translated from the coding sequence ATGCTCGCAGACCTGCTCGAGAACGATTACAACGGCGACTTAGATGAATATTGGGAGCGTGAGCGGACGGCGACGCCCGTCAGGGCGTTCGCCGTCCGGCTTCACGCGACCGGTTGTTCACTCAGAGAAACAGAAGCGATTCTTGCGTCTCTCGGTGTGGAGCGTTCGCATCAGGCGATCTTTCAGTGGGTACATCGGCTGACTGACAGCAGTCCAGACCCGCCGACGGCTTCGCCGTCGCGGGTCGCGGTTGACGAGACTGCTGTCCGGATCAATGGCGACCTGTGTTGGGTGTACGCTGCAATCGACCTTGATACAAAGCTGATTCTGGATGCCCAGATTTTCAAGCGTCACGGCACCGATCCAGCGGCTGCGTTCCTCCACCGACTCCGTGAAAATCACGACTGCGCGAATACCACGTTTTTGACTGACTCGTTCGGCTATCGGACTGCCCTCAATCGATTAGGGCTGAGCGGTCGGGTGGACTACACCGACCGAAACCTCATCGAAAAGTGGTTTCACACCCTCAAGCAGCGCATCGACCGCTTCCATCACTCGTGGGTCGGCAGTCGGCGGAGCGTCCGCCGTTGGATTTCTCACTACGTGCAATACTACAACGAACAACGACCGCACCAATCGCTCGACGGACGAACGCCAGCTGAGGAGGTGCTAAACTAG
- the pstA gene encoding phosphate ABC transporter permease PstA — protein MSSITDTETELVREDSTLAEGAAAATTGVGVLLFVLGWVGLFEVVQPANPLGPALLHDWYGLLMLLGGGAVVALGVASRLGYTATEPSASAGVTTGIAFGLIGFTAFGLTLSQTVGLNGPLGLFWIVPSIVGAVGTFAATALPREDLGSTLTTGTLAVVVGAVVVTGVIGPQWEWVLGGDWEPTFPAGVVVPGLSIVVGLLITWAAAKARAGFGARGRQDGAFLLASLNAMAMIAVLIVLIGFIVLRGADGVVRGLEVGLGVGPQLFGLFALPIDVPFVMRGVGLRGINGILPAIIGTIWLVIGAMLLSVPIGVGSAVFLTEYAERGRFTQLVETATNGLWSTPSIVYGLFGLAFFIPRFGNKQSLLAGQLVLGFMMLPLVIITARESLKSVPDAYRDASAALGVTQWQTIRSVVLPAALPGVATGVILGVGRIAGETAPILLVTSSTKSPFPQTYPRVLQGFQFTASPPFISNPALLEASSALPYQLFALITAGVGAGPNARIDPWATALVLLMVVLSFYAIGIVTRNYFRRQLRA, from the coding sequence ATGAGCAGCATCACCGACACCGAGACGGAACTGGTCCGGGAGGACTCGACGCTGGCCGAGGGGGCCGCCGCGGCCACCACGGGCGTGGGCGTCCTGCTGTTCGTGCTGGGCTGGGTCGGCCTCTTCGAGGTCGTCCAGCCCGCGAACCCGCTCGGTCCCGCACTGTTGCACGACTGGTACGGCCTGCTCATGCTGCTGGGTGGGGGCGCGGTCGTCGCGCTCGGTGTGGCCTCCCGACTGGGCTACACCGCAACGGAGCCCAGCGCCAGCGCCGGTGTCACCACCGGCATCGCGTTCGGGCTCATCGGCTTCACCGCGTTCGGGCTGACGCTCTCGCAGACGGTCGGGCTGAACGGGCCGCTGGGGCTGTTCTGGATCGTCCCCTCGATTGTGGGCGCGGTCGGGACGTTCGCGGCCACCGCACTCCCCCGCGAGGACCTCGGCTCGACGCTGACGACCGGCACGCTGGCGGTGGTCGTCGGGGCGGTCGTCGTGACGGGCGTCATCGGGCCACAGTGGGAGTGGGTCCTCGGCGGCGACTGGGAACCGACGTTCCCGGCCGGCGTCGTCGTGCCCGGCCTGTCCATCGTCGTCGGCCTGCTGATCACCTGGGCCGCGGCGAAGGCCCGGGCCGGCTTCGGTGCCCGCGGACGACAGGACGGTGCCTTCCTGCTCGCGAGCCTGAACGCCATGGCGATGATCGCCGTCCTGATCGTCCTCATCGGCTTCATCGTCCTCCGGGGGGCCGACGGCGTCGTCCGCGGTCTCGAGGTCGGTCTCGGCGTCGGCCCACAGCTGTTCGGCCTGTTCGCGCTCCCCATCGACGTGCCGTTCGTGATGCGCGGGGTGGGGCTTCGGGGCATCAACGGCATCCTGCCGGCCATCATCGGCACGATCTGGCTCGTCATCGGGGCGATGCTCCTGTCGGTCCCCATCGGCGTCGGCTCGGCGGTGTTCCTCACCGAGTACGCCGAGCGGGGGCGGTTCACCCAGCTCGTGGAGACGGCCACGAACGGGCTCTGGAGCACGCCCAGTATCGTCTACGGCCTGTTCGGGCTGGCCTTCTTCATCCCGCGCTTTGGCAACAAGCAGTCGCTGCTGGCCGGCCAACTCGTTCTCGGCTTCATGATGCTCCCGCTGGTCATCATCACGGCCCGTGAGTCGCTGAAGTCCGTCCCGGACGCCTACCGGGACGCCAGCGCCGCGCTGGGCGTGACCCAGTGGCAGACCATCCGGAGCGTCGTGCTCCCGGCCGCGCTGCCCGGCGTCGCAACGGGGGTCATCCTCGGCGTCGGCCGCATCGCCGGCGAGACGGCGCCCATCCTGCTGGTCACCTCGTCGACGAAGTCGCCGTTCCCGCAGACGTATCCGCGGGTGCTGCAGGGCTTCCAGTTCACGGCCAGTCCGCCGTTCATCTCGAACCCGGCACTGCTGGAGGCCTCCAGCGCGCTGCCGTACCAGCTGTTCGCGCTCATCACCGCGGGTGTCGGCGCCGGGCCGAACGCCCGCATCGACCCGTGGGCGACGGCGCTGGTGCTGCTGATGGTCGTGCTGAGCTTCTACGCGATCGGCATCGTCACCCGGAACTACTTCAGGAGGCAGCTACGCGCATGA
- the smc gene encoding chromosome segregation protein SMC has translation MHIKELVLDDFKSFGRKTRIPFYQDFTTISGPNGSGKSNIIDAVLFALGLARTSGIRADKLTDLIYNPGHDDESDDFTGEREASVEVILANEDRTLERSQVVSAAGTEDVGDVEEISIRRRVKQTDEDTYYSYYYLNGRSVNLSDIRDLLAQAGVTPEGYNVVMQGDVTEIITMTAGRRREIIDEIAGVAEFDAKKADAFDELETVQDRIEEADLRIEEKEKRLEELEDERETALQYRDLKEEKAEYEGHLKAAELETKRTDLEETREAIEETEAELAELREELDNRQGRVTRLEDELAELNREIERKGEDEQLAIKREMEEIKGEISRLEDKIGNAEERIEAAENERRQAFVKIDRKNEEVDELEADIRQRKVKKSSLKADKVEKQESLAEVEAEIEAIDTEYDELRENLATKREELDELKDEKNELQREQDRLTDEARRRSNEEREKREAIEEAEADLPELRAELSDLETEREKAEKNRETITEVVEDLKAEKRSLTDDLDDVEDEIKAKQSEYAELEANAGQSGDQSYGRAVTTILNADMDGVHGTVGQLGGVPGEYATACETAAGGRLAHVVVDDDGVGQRGIEHLKSRGAGRATFLPINQMDDRSLPSAPDQPGVVDFAYNLVDFDAHYSGVFSYVLGDTLVVEDIETARDLMGQYRLVTLDGELVEKSGAMTGGSSSGSRYSFTKSGKGRIERVAERINDLEDQRRDLREEIRDVEDRLEDARDRQSNAAEQVRDVENEIDRVEGEIADTESRVERLESELADIEDQREAVSEEMDELEAEIAGKTDEIESVQADITELETELEESEIAELNAEADELREEIDDLEGRMDDIDGELNQLQLEKQYAENEIDDLHDTIEDAQNRKAEAEAAVEELEAEIDEQEDLLEEKEEAVAELEAELADLKGEREELKEDLREARQARDEQKDAVSSVESDLSELEGEAERLEWEVDELAEEVGDYDPEEIPDHGFVKGQITKLENRMAELEPVNMRAIDQYDAVAEDLDDLQEKRATLQEEADGIRERIESYEERKREVFMEAYEGINDHFQRIFAKLSDGSGELHLEDREDPFDGGLTMKAQPGDKPVQRLAAMSGGEKSLTALAFIFAIQRYNPAPFYALDEVDAFLDAANAEMVGEMVDELAGDAQFIVVSHRAALLERSERAIGVMMQDDNVSAVTGIDLSEEGPDADEEVVADD, from the coding sequence ATGCACATCAAAGAGCTCGTACTGGACGACTTCAAGAGCTTCGGCCGGAAGACGCGCATCCCGTTCTACCAGGACTTCACAACCATCAGCGGCCCGAACGGCTCGGGCAAGTCGAACATCATCGACGCCGTCCTGTTCGCGCTGGGACTCGCCCGGACCTCGGGCATCCGCGCCGACAAGCTCACCGACCTGATCTACAACCCCGGCCACGACGACGAGAGCGACGACTTCACGGGCGAGCGCGAGGCCTCCGTCGAGGTCATCCTCGCCAACGAGGACCGCACGCTCGAACGGTCGCAGGTCGTCAGCGCCGCCGGCACCGAGGACGTCGGCGACGTCGAGGAGATCTCCATCCGCCGCCGGGTCAAGCAGACCGACGAGGACACCTACTACTCGTACTACTACCTCAACGGCCGCTCGGTCAACCTCTCCGACATCCGCGACCTGCTCGCGCAGGCCGGTGTCACGCCCGAGGGGTACAACGTCGTGATGCAGGGCGACGTGACCGAGATCATCACGATGACCGCCGGTCGACGGCGGGAGATCATCGACGAGATCGCCGGCGTCGCCGAGTTCGACGCCAAGAAGGCAGACGCCTTCGACGAGCTGGAGACCGTCCAGGACCGCATCGAGGAGGCCGACCTCCGCATCGAGGAGAAGGAGAAGCGCCTCGAGGAACTCGAGGACGAGCGCGAGACCGCGCTCCAGTACCGCGACCTCAAGGAGGAGAAGGCCGAGTACGAGGGTCACCTGAAGGCCGCCGAACTCGAGACGAAACGGACGGACCTGGAGGAGACGCGCGAGGCCATCGAGGAGACCGAGGCGGAACTCGCGGAGCTGCGCGAGGAACTCGACAACCGGCAGGGGCGCGTCACGCGGCTGGAGGACGAGCTCGCGGAGCTCAACCGCGAGATCGAGCGCAAGGGCGAGGACGAGCAGCTCGCCATCAAGCGCGAGATGGAGGAGATCAAGGGCGAGATCTCGCGGCTGGAGGACAAGATCGGCAACGCCGAGGAGCGCATCGAGGCCGCCGAGAACGAGCGCCGGCAGGCGTTCGTCAAGATCGACCGGAAGAACGAGGAGGTCGACGAGCTGGAGGCGGACATCCGCCAGCGGAAGGTGAAGAAGTCCTCGCTGAAGGCCGACAAGGTCGAGAAGCAGGAATCGCTGGCGGAGGTCGAGGCCGAGATCGAGGCCATCGACACGGAGTACGACGAGCTCCGCGAGAACCTCGCCACGAAGCGCGAGGAGCTGGACGAGCTGAAGGACGAGAAGAACGAGCTCCAGCGCGAGCAGGACCGCCTCACCGACGAGGCGCGCCGGCGCTCGAACGAGGAGCGCGAGAAGCGCGAGGCCATCGAGGAAGCCGAGGCCGACCTGCCCGAGCTGCGGGCCGAGCTGTCGGACCTCGAGACCGAGCGCGAGAAGGCCGAGAAGAACCGCGAGACCATCACCGAGGTCGTCGAGGACCTCAAGGCCGAGAAGCGCTCGCTGACCGACGACCTCGACGACGTCGAGGACGAGATCAAGGCCAAGCAGTCCGAGTACGCCGAGCTGGAGGCCAACGCCGGACAGAGCGGCGACCAGTCCTACGGCCGTGCGGTGACGACCATCCTCAACGCCGACATGGACGGCGTCCACGGGACCGTCGGGCAACTCGGCGGCGTCCCCGGCGAGTACGCCACGGCCTGCGAGACGGCGGCCGGTGGGCGGCTCGCACACGTCGTCGTCGACGACGACGGCGTCGGGCAGCGCGGCATCGAGCACCTGAAATCACGGGGCGCGGGCCGGGCGACCTTCCTCCCCATCAACCAGATGGACGACCGCTCGCTCCCGAGCGCGCCGGACCAGCCGGGCGTCGTCGACTTCGCGTACAACCTCGTCGACTTCGACGCGCACTACTCGGGCGTCTTCTCGTACGTGCTGGGCGACACGCTCGTCGTCGAGGACATCGAGACCGCCCGCGACCTGATGGGCCAGTACCGGCTCGTCACGCTCGACGGCGAACTGGTCGAGAAGAGCGGCGCGATGACCGGCGGCTCCTCGTCGGGGTCGCGCTACTCGTTCACCAAGAGCGGCAAGGGCCGCATCGAGCGGGTCGCCGAGCGCATCAACGACCTCGAGGACCAGCGCCGCGACCTCCGCGAGGAGATCCGCGACGTGGAGGACCGGCTCGAGGACGCCCGCGACCGGCAGTCCAACGCCGCCGAGCAGGTCCGCGACGTCGAGAACGAGATCGACCGCGTCGAGGGCGAGATCGCCGACACCGAGTCTCGCGTCGAGCGCCTCGAATCCGAACTCGCGGACATCGAGGACCAGCGCGAGGCCGTCTCCGAGGAGATGGACGAGCTGGAGGCCGAGATCGCCGGGAAGACCGACGAGATCGAGTCGGTGCAGGCCGACATCACGGAGCTGGAGACCGAGCTCGAGGAGTCCGAGATCGCCGAGCTGAACGCCGAGGCCGACGAACTCCGCGAGGAGATCGACGATCTCGAGGGCCGGATGGACGACATCGACGGCGAGCTGAACCAGCTCCAGCTGGAGAAGCAGTACGCGGAGAACGAGATCGACGACCTCCACGACACCATCGAGGACGCCCAGAACCGGAAGGCCGAGGCCGAGGCGGCCGTCGAGGAGCTGGAGGCCGAGATCGACGAGCAGGAGGACCTGCTCGAGGAGAAGGAGGAGGCGGTCGCCGAGCTCGAGGCGGAGCTGGCCGACCTGAAGGGCGAGCGCGAGGAGCTGAAGGAGGACCTCCGCGAGGCCCGGCAGGCACGTGACGAGCAGAAGGACGCCGTCTCGAGCGTCGAGTCCGACCTCTCGGAGCTGGAGGGCGAGGCCGAGCGACTCGAGTGGGAGGTCGACGAGCTGGCCGAGGAGGTCGGCGACTACGACCCCGAGGAGATCCCCGACCACGGCTTCGTCAAGGGCCAGATCACGAAGCTCGAGAACCGGATGGCCGAGCTGGAGCCGGTCAACATGCGCGCCATCGACCAGTACGACGCCGTGGCCGAGGACCTCGACGACCTCCAGGAGAAGCGCGCGACCCTGCAGGAGGAGGCCGACGGCATCCGCGAGCGCATCGAGTCCTACGAGGAGCGCAAGCGCGAGGTGTTCATGGAGGCCTACGAGGGCATCAACGACCACTTCCAGCGCATCTTCGCGAAGCTCTCGGACGGCTCCGGCGAGCTCCACCTGGAGGACCGCGAGGACCCGTTCGACGGCGGCCTGACGATGAAGGCCCAGCCCGGGGACAAGCCGGTCCAGCGCCTCGCCGCCATGTCCGGCGGCGAGAAGTCCCTTACTGCGCTCGCCTTCATCTTCGCCATCCAGCGGTACAACCCGGCGCCGTTCTACGCGCTGGACGAGGTCGACGCCTTCCTCGACGCCGCGAACGCGGAGATGGTCGGGGAGATGGTCGACGAGCTCGCGGGCGACGCGCAGTTCATCGTCGTCTCGCACCGCGCCGCCCTCCTCGAGCGCTCCGAGCGTGCCATCGGCGTGATGATGCAGGACGACAACGTCTCGGCCGTCACCGGCATCGACCTCTCGGAGGAGGGGCCCGACGCCGACGAGGAGGTGGTCGCGGATGACTGA
- the phoU gene encoding phosphate signaling complex protein PhoU yields MAREAFQAELDDLRADIVELGRTVLDQFERAADALAESDTAAARAVIEADETVNERYLELEARCIDLFALQQPVAGDLRFVASSFKILTDIERIGDLAVNLAERALEKREDYLPELNVDDLTHIAAEMIERAIDAYEAGAPDLCRAVADQDDELDGLCERVGQLVIEDLVGRDVERAVDDDLLAGVRRLLVTVRDIERVGDHAVNIAARTLYMVEASEALLY; encoded by the coding sequence GTGGCTCGCGAGGCGTTCCAGGCCGAGCTCGACGACCTCCGCGCCGACATCGTCGAGCTGGGCCGGACGGTACTCGACCAGTTCGAACGCGCGGCCGATGCGCTCGCCGAGAGCGACACGGCGGCCGCCCGGGCCGTCATCGAGGCCGACGAGACGGTCAACGAGCGCTACCTGGAACTCGAGGCCCGCTGTATCGACCTGTTCGCCCTCCAGCAGCCGGTGGCGGGCGACCTGCGCTTCGTCGCCTCCTCGTTCAAGATCCTCACCGACATCGAGCGCATCGGCGACCTCGCGGTCAACCTCGCCGAGCGCGCCCTCGAGAAGCGCGAGGACTACCTCCCGGAGCTGAACGTCGACGACCTCACCCACATCGCCGCGGAGATGATCGAGCGCGCCATCGACGCCTACGAGGCCGGCGCCCCGGACCTGTGTCGCGCGGTCGCCGACCAGGACGACGAGCTCGACGGCCTCTGCGAGCGTGTCGGGCAACTCGTCATCGAGGACCTCGTCGGCCGCGACGTCGAGCGAGCCGTCGACGACGACCTGCTGGCCGGCGTCCGCCGGCTGCTGGTGACGGTGCGGGACATCGAGCGCGTCGGCGACCATGCGGTCAATATCGCGGCACGGACGCTGTACATGGTGGAGGCGAGCGAGGCGCTCCTGTACTGA
- a CDS encoding DUF7518 family protein, with protein MTGNRVEELEAKVRSLEATVDGLTDELVECKERIQHLEAAVEPEPEGSDIMAPEPTGTQPSMENGREAPQEKVDEAVESADGDKNEASEEADEDSASDDIIVA; from the coding sequence ATGACCGGCAACCGGGTCGAGGAGTTAGAGGCGAAGGTGCGCTCGCTGGAGGCGACCGTCGACGGCCTGACGGACGAACTCGTCGAGTGCAAGGAGCGCATCCAGCATCTGGAGGCCGCGGTGGAGCCCGAACCGGAGGGCAGCGACATCATGGCCCCCGAGCCGACCGGAACCCAGCCGAGCATGGAGAACGGCCGGGAGGCCCCACAGGAGAAGGTCGACGAAGCAGTCGAGTCGGCCGATGGCGATAAGAACGAGGCGAGCGAGGAGGCGGACGAAGACTCCGCGTCGGACGACATCATCGTCGCCTGA
- a CDS encoding segregation/condensation protein A, giving the protein MSDDDDIPLNIAGHEDRTRPGEGDGGEDGHDAAEPDGSAEPGEPSVDVPGLGPDDHDDGEPDTGFAGFSVADEVEAVDESDVGDDDAVEPVELLVQLADEDRIDPWDIDIVTVTDAFLDRLDGADLRTGGRALFYASVLLRMKSDAMLTDDEDDAWEEDPREPWEVAWEDGPADPEGAAGDPSVDPIAGLEEEMERRLERKNARGMPQTLDQLVRELRERERESRWKESRTYDTSGSPSGYSRGTQTLDYRAGDDFRMDEEPTVDDVTGTAHDEHMEDVITDVYTALREQYDQGRAEVLFTEVREAGGSTVQTFLGLLFLAHRGQVRLEQDETFGDLWVQDPAAVEGTEEAVAD; this is encoded by the coding sequence ATGAGCGATGACGACGACATCCCGCTGAACATCGCGGGCCACGAGGACCGGACCCGCCCCGGCGAGGGCGACGGGGGCGAGGACGGGCACGACGCGGCCGAGCCGGACGGCTCGGCGGAACCGGGCGAGCCGTCGGTCGACGTGCCCGGCCTGGGCCCCGACGACCATGACGACGGCGAGCCCGACACGGGCTTTGCGGGCTTCTCCGTCGCCGACGAGGTCGAGGCGGTCGACGAGAGCGACGTGGGCGACGACGACGCCGTCGAGCCGGTCGAGTTGCTGGTCCAGCTCGCGGACGAGGACCGCATCGACCCCTGGGACATCGACATCGTGACCGTCACGGACGCCTTCCTCGACCGGCTGGACGGGGCCGACCTCCGGACGGGCGGGCGGGCGCTGTTCTACGCGAGCGTCCTGCTGCGGATGAAGAGCGACGCGATGCTGACCGACGACGAGGACGACGCGTGGGAGGAGGACCCCCGCGAGCCCTGGGAGGTCGCCTGGGAGGACGGGCCGGCCGACCCGGAGGGGGCGGCGGGCGACCCGTCGGTCGACCCCATCGCCGGCCTCGAAGAGGAGATGGAGCGCCGGCTGGAGCGCAAGAACGCCCGCGGGATGCCACAGACGCTGGACCAGCTGGTCCGCGAACTCCGCGAGCGCGAACGCGAGTCCCGGTGGAAGGAGTCCCGAACGTACGACACCAGCGGCTCGCCCAGCGGCTACAGCCGCGGCACGCAGACGCTCGATTATCGGGCGGGCGACGACTTCCGGATGGACGAGGAGCCGACGGTCGACGACGTGACCGGGACCGCCCACGACGAGCACATGGAGGACGTCATCACGGACGTCTACACCGCGCTGCGGGAGCAGTACGACCAGGGCCGCGCGGAGGTCCTGTTCACGGAGGTCCGGGAGGCCGGCGGCAGCACGGTCCAGACGTTCCTGGGCCTGCTCTTCCTCGCCCACCGCGGCCAGGTCCGCCTCGAACAGGACGAGACGTTCGGCGACCTCTGGGTGCAGGACCCCGCGGCGGTGGAGGGGACCGAGGAAGCGGTCGCGGACTGA